In Nymphaea colorata isolate Beijing-Zhang1983 chromosome 3, ASM883128v2, whole genome shotgun sequence, a genomic segment contains:
- the LOC116250810 gene encoding probable inactive receptor kinase At1g27190, giving the protein MENTLIFRVSLVFLLASPMLLHVFSAEDDVRCLKGLSQALSDPDGNLNSWTFANSSVGFICNFNGVGCWNSRENRVLELRLSGMKLSGSIPDSLQYCSSMTSLDLSNNQFSGAIPAGVCKWLPYLVTLDLSNNRFSGPIPPELADCHFLNALMLSDNQLTGSIPSQLSQLNRLKKFSVANNMLSGSIPSTFAGFDSSWFSGNSKLCGDPLGSKCGGLGRTSMIIIIAAGVFGAFVSLLFGFFIRWWYFGGRKGGHGEVDGSGDGWVDRLRAHKLVHVFMFQKPIVKIKLADLMAATNNFDPENIILSNRTGTTYRALLYDGSALAIKRLPNCRLSEKQFRAEMARLGQLRHPNLVPLLGYCIVEEERLLVYKHMANGTMWSLLHGNGPMRPSEVDWATRLKIGIGAARGLAWLHHGCQPAFIHQNISATTVLLNEDYEARIMDFGLARLLGSSDNNLSTFIDGNFGDFGYIAPEYSSTLVASFKGDVYGFGVLLLELVTGQKPLDVSNADEGFKGNLVDWVNHLSAAGHLKDAIDKCLCDKGNDEEILQFLRIAFACVSPRPKERASMYQVYQLLKNIGESYDFSEHFDEFPMVVNKEDEDRLE; this is encoded by the coding sequence ATGGAAAATACCCTAATTTTCCGTGTATCTCTCGTCTTTCTCCTTGCCTCGCCTATGCTCCTTCATGTATTCAGCGCAGAGGATGATGTCCGCTGCCTCAAGGGGCTTAGTCAAGCGCTATCGGATCCTGACGGGAACCTGAACAGCTGGACTTTCGCCAACTCGTCGGTCGGATTTATCTGCAACTTTAACGGAGTCGGGTGCTGGAACAGTCGCGAGAATCGGGTCCTCGAGCTTCGCCTCTCCGGTATGAAGCTCTCCGGCAGCATACCGGACTCTCTTCAATACTGCTCTAGCATGACATCCCTTGACCTCTCCAACAACCAGTTCTCTGGCGCCATACCAGCCGGCGTCTGCAAGTGGCTTCCCTACCTTGTCACCCTCGACCTATCCAATAACCGCTTCTCCGGCCCCATCCCGCCGGAGCTCGCCGACTGCCACTTCCTCAACGCCCTCATGCTCAGCGACAACCAGCTCACGGGCTCCATCCCCAGCCAATTATCCCAACTCAACCGGCTGAAGAAGTTCTCTGTCGCGAATAACATGCTCTCTGGCTCGATCCCCTCGACCTTTGCCGGATTCGATTCGTCTTGGTTTAGCGGCAACAGCAAGCTCTGCGGCGACCCGCTCGGATCGAAATGCGGGGGGCTGGGAAGAACTAGCATGATCATCATCATCGCCGCTGGAGTCTTCGGCGCCTTCGTCTCGCTGCTGTTCGGCTTCTTCATCCGTTGGTGGTACTTCGGCGGCAGGAAGGGAGGTCACGGTGAGGTCGACGGCAGTGGCGACGGATGGGTGGATCGATTGAGAGCACACAAATTGGTCcatgttttcatgtttcagAAGCCCATCGTCAAGATCAAATTGGCGGATTTAATGGCGGCCACCAACAATTTCGATCCCGAAAATATCATCTTGTCGAATCGAACCGGTACCACCTATCGGGCGTTGCTGTATGATGGGTCGGCATTGGCAATCAAACGTCTTCCGAATTGCCGATTGTCGGAGAAGCAATTCCGGGCTGAGATGGCTAGGCTTGGTCAGCTCAGGCACCCCAATTTGGTGCCATTGTTGGGCTACTGCATCGTTGAGGAAGAGAGGCTTTTGGTGTACAAACACATGGCCAACGGGACAATGTGGTCTCTGCTGCATGGGAATGGCCCTATGCGGCCGAGTGAGGTCGATTGGGCTACGAGGTTGAAGATTGGCATCGGGGCAGCGAGGGGGCTTGCTTGGCTTCATCATGGCTGCCAACCAGCATTCATTCACCAGAACATCAGTGCTACAACTGTGCTCTTAAACGAGGACTATGAAGCGCGGATCATGGATTTCGGACTCGCCAGATTGCTAGGTTCTTCTGATAATAACCTTAGTACGTTCATCGATGGCAATTTTGGCGATTTTGGGTATATAGCGCCTGAGTATTCGAGCACATTGGTTGCTTCATTTAAAGGGGATGTGTATGGGTTCGGAGTACTGCTGTTGGAACTGGTGACAGGGCAGAAGCCCCTGGATGTGTCAAATGCAGATGAAGGATTCAAAGGGAACTTGGTTGATTGGGTGAACCACCTTTCCGCTGCCGGCCACCTTAAGGACGCCATTGATAAGTGTCTGTGCGACAAAGGTAACGATGAAGAGATCTTGCAGTTCCTTAGGATAGCATTTGCTTGTGTGTCACCAAGACCAAAAGAGAGAGCGTCCATGTATCAAGTCTATCAGTTGCTCAAGAACATTGGCGAGTCGTATGATTTCTCTGAGCATTTTGATGAGTTTCCTATGGTAGTAAACAAGGAAGATGAGGACCGCCTTGAATGA